A genomic segment from Pediococcus acidilactici encodes:
- a CDS encoding amidohydrolase family protein, whose translation MVIDEKGMIDDIVLPKEVKYRDLLVKARTAKKLIELADDEYLLPGFIDLHIHAPQWPQAGMALDKPLNEWLDEYTFPLEAKYQDTDFARKSYRHLVRNLVNNGTTTALYFGTIHEAANLVLAEECNQLGQRAFIGQVVMDNPEQTPAYYRNASTKTAINSTVNFIEKIQEKFSKAPIFPVVTPRFIPSCLDETLLELGKLARERNLLIQSHCSESDWEHGYVMERFGKSDAKVLQEMDLLTDRSIMAHGTLLGEADLAIFQQTHATIAHCPISNAYFGNAVLPVRKILEKITVGLGSDISGGFSASIYRNIQQAIISARMLEDGVDNRVTAEQRDVANSRISAAQAFYMATVNGARALHIPAGQIKRGCYADLQIVRDGLAEISSTAPTDIFSRLMYQTNPDDISKVLIAGNLVSQK comes from the coding sequence GTGGTGATTGATGAAAAGGGAATGATTGATGATATCGTCTTGCCCAAAGAGGTCAAATATCGCGATCTTTTAGTAAAAGCTCGGACCGCTAAAAAGTTAATCGAATTAGCCGACGATGAATACCTCTTGCCAGGCTTTATTGATTTACATATTCACGCTCCTCAATGGCCGCAAGCAGGGATGGCGTTAGATAAACCATTGAACGAATGGCTAGACGAATATACTTTTCCGTTGGAAGCCAAGTACCAAGATACAGATTTTGCTAGAAAAAGTTATCGCCACTTAGTGCGTAATTTAGTTAATAACGGCACCACTACCGCGCTGTATTTCGGCACAATTCATGAAGCAGCAAATTTAGTTTTAGCGGAGGAATGCAATCAGCTCGGGCAACGGGCGTTTATTGGTCAGGTAGTAATGGATAACCCTGAGCAAACCCCAGCCTACTACCGCAATGCTTCTACCAAAACAGCAATAAATAGTACGGTCAATTTTATTGAAAAAATCCAAGAAAAGTTTTCAAAAGCACCAATTTTTCCGGTGGTCACTCCGCGATTTATTCCGAGTTGTTTGGATGAAACGTTACTGGAGTTAGGCAAGTTAGCACGGGAACGCAATTTGCTGATTCAATCCCACTGTAGTGAAAGCGATTGGGAACACGGCTATGTAATGGAACGGTTTGGTAAATCAGATGCAAAAGTTCTTCAGGAAATGGATCTGCTTACCGACCGCTCGATTATGGCGCACGGGACGTTGTTAGGAGAAGCTGACTTAGCAATTTTCCAACAGACTCACGCCACCATTGCCCATTGTCCGATTTCTAACGCCTACTTTGGAAATGCGGTACTCCCGGTCAGAAAAATTTTGGAGAAAATAACGGTTGGGTTAGGTTCGGACATTTCAGGCGGTTTTTCTGCTAGCATTTACCGAAACATTCAGCAGGCAATTATTTCCGCCAGAATGCTTGAAGACGGGGTAGATAACCGGGTGACTGCTGAGCAGCGGGACGTAGCTAATTCGCGGATTTCTGCAGCGCAAGCATTTTATATGGCAACGGTCAACGGGGCCCGCGCGCTCCACATCCCGGCCGGTCAGATCAAGCGGGGATGTTACGCTGATTTGCAAATTGTAAGGGACGGCTTGGCGGAGATTTCTTCAACCGCTCCGACAGATATTTTTTCAAGGTTAATGTATCAAACCAACCCAGACGATATTTCAAAAGTATTGATTGCTGGAAATTTAGTTAGTCAAAAGTAA
- a CDS encoding ATP-binding cassette domain-containing protein, with translation MSLLEVQNVHKSYYLGDEEFKVLKGINLRFDRGEFVSILGESGGGKSTLMNIIGGLDHQYDGDVVYNGQSLHSAKPKVLDAYRRENIGFIFQSFNLISHLNILDNVLVSLEMTSLSHAQRVARAKELLTRVGLKDHMRKHPNQLSGGQKQRVAIARALAGDPDIIIADEPTGALDSQNTKEVLEILASIAKDGKLVIAVTHSQEVADFGTRVVHLDDGVIHGEANLREPYPVPAAKKDFQPKHLTFGAALQMALKHMGYNLKRNLLIIFGASIGIFSVILMLGLGHGVTGYMNDQISSQINPTAVQVSKNATPEQMQDGQGITMADADYHRFQKMNHVKSVERGYYLQSAKVVKEKKSTTLQVLQTWNKTERVNDIKYGHLPHANEILLDKASAKKLDKHYKNVVGKKVTIFVTTVDDQKRPVQLQKEVTVSGVITSGTSAINYNTLKGMFTDQKLSFDPNFLTVNVDQVTNVKDVQNKIKGYKHQVKGKQRATYAITGVGAILDSLNTYIMLAFYVLAGIAGISLLVSAIMIIVVLYISVAERTKEIGILRAIGARRKDIRNLFVSEAFFLGLFSSVLGSVLALLAQWGANQLSQKHIDFAIIGITPGYITFGVVISIVISLLAAFTPSRKASKLDPVEALATE, from the coding sequence ATGAGTTTACTTGAAGTCCAAAACGTGCATAAATCTTATTATTTAGGCGACGAAGAATTCAAGGTCCTCAAGGGGATTAACTTGAGATTTGATCGCGGAGAATTTGTCTCGATTTTAGGTGAATCGGGTGGTGGAAAATCAACCTTGATGAACATTATCGGGGGCTTGGACCACCAGTACGATGGTGACGTAGTCTACAATGGCCAATCGCTGCACTCCGCAAAGCCCAAGGTGTTGGATGCCTATCGGCGGGAAAACATTGGCTTTATTTTTCAAAGTTTCAACTTGATTAGTCACCTAAACATTTTGGATAACGTACTCGTTTCCTTGGAAATGACCTCGTTATCCCATGCTCAACGGGTGGCGCGGGCTAAAGAATTGTTGACCCGGGTGGGTTTGAAAGACCACATGCGTAAGCACCCCAACCAATTATCAGGGGGCCAAAAGCAACGGGTCGCGATTGCCCGCGCCTTGGCAGGGGACCCGGACATTATCATTGCGGACGAGCCCACCGGAGCTTTAGATAGCCAGAATACAAAGGAAGTTCTCGAAATTTTGGCATCGATTGCTAAGGATGGCAAGTTAGTAATTGCGGTTACCCATTCTCAAGAAGTGGCTGATTTTGGGACCCGAGTAGTCCATTTGGACGACGGGGTAATCCACGGCGAAGCCAACTTACGGGAGCCTTATCCGGTCCCAGCGGCAAAAAAGGATTTTCAACCCAAGCATTTGACTTTTGGGGCCGCATTACAAATGGCGCTCAAACACATGGGGTACAATTTAAAACGCAACCTGTTAATTATTTTTGGCGCTTCAATCGGGATTTTTTCGGTAATTTTAATGCTAGGACTTGGTCACGGAGTAACCGGGTACATGAACGACCAGATTTCGTCGCAAATTAACCCAACCGCGGTACAGGTTAGCAAAAATGCCACTCCCGAACAAATGCAAGATGGCCAAGGAATCACGATGGCGGATGCGGATTACCACCGCTTCCAGAAGATGAACCACGTCAAGTCGGTTGAACGTGGCTATTACCTGCAATCGGCTAAGGTGGTAAAAGAAAAGAAGTCGACGACCTTACAAGTTTTACAGACTTGGAATAAGACTGAACGAGTCAACGACATTAAGTACGGACACTTACCACACGCAAATGAAATCTTGTTAGATAAGGCCTCGGCAAAGAAGCTGGACAAACATTATAAAAACGTAGTCGGCAAAAAAGTGACCATTTTTGTAACCACCGTTGATGACCAAAAACGGCCGGTGCAATTGCAAAAAGAGGTTACGGTTTCCGGAGTGATCACGTCTGGTACCAGTGCCATCAACTACAACACCTTAAAAGGGATGTTCACAGATCAAAAACTTTCCTTTGACCCTAACTTCCTCACGGTTAACGTTGATCAAGTTACGAACGTTAAGGACGTCCAAAACAAGATTAAGGGTTATAAGCACCAGGTGAAGGGCAAGCAACGGGCAACTTATGCGATCACCGGTGTAGGAGCGATTTTAGATTCTCTCAACACTTACATCATGTTGGCCTTCTACGTGCTAGCAGGAATTGCGGGAATTTCACTATTGGTTTCGGCAATCATGATCATCGTCGTACTGTACATTAGCGTGGCTGAACGGACTAAGGAAATTGGAATTTTACGAGCAATCGGTGCGCGTCGCAAGGACATTCGCAACCTGTTTGTGTCCGAAGCCTTTTTCCTTGGATTATTCTCCAGTGTGCTTGGTTCGGTATTGGCCTTGCTAGCGCAATGGGGCGCCAACCAGCTGTCACAAAAACACATTGACTTTGCGATCATTGGAATCACTCCCGGATACATTACTTTCGGGGTCGTAATCAGCATAGTGATTAGCCTATTGGCGGCCTTTACGCCGTCTCGGAAGGCTTCTAAGCTGGATCCGGTGGAAGCTTTGGCAACGGAATAA
- a CDS encoding HAD-IC family P-type ATPase, with amino-acid sequence MHTKSTSDDYGAGHSSSPYFYRLTTAEVAQILRTDPEAGLTAAEAQRRLAVDGPNALTEKKTSNLMRFLKQFNNSIIYILIVAAIATFMLREYSDSIVIGMVVIINALIGYFQEVKASSAVDKIKQLLQVEATVVRDGQRLDVPAEDLVAGDLVFLEAGDHVPADLRIVDADNLKIQEAALTGEADSVLKTATALKEETSLGDRTNSAFASTAVTNGSGLGIVTATAEQTEIGQISSSVKTVKSKTTPLMREINGLGKYISYGIVIVAMLVGIYGYLTKIYSLPVLVIALITMIVGSLPEGLPASTSVVLAMGINKMTKQNAIVKSLPAVETLGSVNVIATDKTGTLTKNEMTVESVVTKQHEFEVTGTGYQPEGAVCLDGQPVQLAEHPDLQKLILAGYYANDTELTQTDGQWQINGEPTDGAFLTLANKAFQQQVPEWTEVDMIPFDSDYRYIAELSQSATGDKLIYVKGSPDKLFEMVKDDPDFNLTEWYDRVSQIAQKGQRVVAVAYKEAPVEQTTLTHADLQTGMQFLGVAGIIDPPREETIAALHDMRDAGVKVKMITGDHPETATAIAQKLGLDDQIRAITGAEIDRLDDETLQKVIQNYNVFARTTPNNKLRIVEAYQANGLVTAMTGDGVNDAPALKRADIGIAMGIKGTDVAKESADMILTDDNFATLSKAIREGRRVYDNIKKTIRFLLPTSFAEGLIVLLSIISQQELPLVPTQLLWINMVSAITIQFAFLFEPAEEGIMQRRPRPAGRAFLNRADVIQIIYVSILIAGLGMVGFDWLRDQGISELVASTVTVNIIVFGKIFYLFNIRTPKPALSADVFRNWHIFWIIGILLVLQLGLTYLPFMQAIFSTAAMNGMQWLIPVVAGIVVLVVTEIDKYFHPGHFKQVHAD; translated from the coding sequence ATGCACACTAAATCCACATCCGATGACTATGGCGCGGGTCACTCTTCCTCGCCTTATTTTTACCGTTTAACTACTGCGGAGGTCGCTCAAATTCTCCGCACTGATCCCGAGGCGGGGCTCACCGCCGCGGAAGCACAACGCCGTTTAGCGGTGGACGGTCCCAATGCCTTGACCGAAAAGAAAACCAGCAATTTAATGCGTTTTTTAAAGCAGTTCAACAACAGCATTATCTATATTTTGATTGTTGCCGCAATTGCCACGTTTATGTTGCGAGAGTATTCAGATTCGATCGTTATCGGAATGGTGGTAATTATTAACGCGCTGATTGGTTATTTCCAAGAAGTGAAGGCTTCTAGTGCGGTTGACAAAATTAAACAACTGCTCCAAGTGGAAGCTACGGTGGTCCGCGATGGGCAACGTCTTGACGTTCCTGCTGAAGATTTGGTAGCGGGTGACCTAGTCTTTTTAGAGGCGGGTGACCACGTTCCGGCGGATTTACGAATTGTCGATGCGGACAATCTTAAAATTCAAGAAGCCGCGTTAACTGGGGAAGCTGACTCAGTGCTAAAAACTGCTACGGCCCTGAAGGAAGAAACTTCCTTAGGTGACCGGACTAATTCAGCGTTTGCGTCGACCGCGGTTACCAACGGTAGTGGGTTGGGAATTGTTACCGCCACTGCTGAACAAACCGAAATCGGTCAAATTAGTTCTAGCGTCAAAACTGTAAAAAGTAAAACAACCCCGTTGATGCGGGAAATTAACGGACTAGGAAAGTACATTTCATACGGAATCGTCATTGTAGCCATGTTAGTGGGGATTTACGGCTACCTGACTAAAATTTATTCTCTACCAGTGCTAGTCATCGCGTTAATCACGATGATCGTGGGATCCCTACCAGAAGGACTGCCCGCAAGTACGTCGGTAGTTTTAGCTATGGGAATTAACAAAATGACCAAGCAAAACGCAATCGTAAAGTCCTTGCCAGCCGTAGAAACGCTTGGTTCGGTAAACGTGATTGCCACCGACAAAACTGGAACGTTAACTAAAAATGAGATGACGGTGGAATCCGTCGTTACTAAGCAACACGAATTTGAAGTTACGGGAACGGGATACCAACCGGAAGGCGCAGTGTGTCTGGATGGCCAGCCGGTACAACTAGCCGAACACCCAGATTTACAAAAATTGATTTTAGCTGGTTATTACGCTAACGACACTGAACTAACGCAAACCGATGGACAGTGGCAAATTAACGGAGAACCTACCGACGGGGCCTTTTTAACCTTGGCAAACAAAGCCTTTCAGCAACAAGTTCCCGAGTGGACCGAAGTGGACATGATTCCGTTTGACTCGGACTACCGTTACATTGCGGAATTAAGTCAGAGTGCAACTGGTGACAAGTTGATTTACGTAAAGGGCTCTCCTGACAAACTTTTTGAAATGGTTAAGGACGACCCCGATTTTAACTTGACGGAGTGGTACGACCGGGTCTCGCAAATTGCACAAAAAGGGCAACGAGTGGTGGCGGTCGCGTATAAGGAAGCTCCAGTAGAGCAAACCACCTTAACCCATGCAGATTTGCAAACTGGAATGCAATTTTTAGGGGTGGCAGGGATAATTGACCCTCCTCGAGAAGAAACGATTGCGGCGTTGCACGACATGCGGGATGCCGGAGTAAAGGTCAAAATGATTACTGGTGACCATCCGGAAACTGCCACGGCAATTGCCCAAAAATTAGGGTTGGACGACCAAATTAGGGCGATTACCGGAGCGGAAATTGACCGTTTGGACGATGAAACCTTGCAAAAGGTTATTCAAAACTACAACGTTTTTGCCCGGACCACGCCGAATAATAAGTTACGCATTGTGGAAGCTTACCAAGCTAACGGATTGGTCACCGCAATGACGGGGGACGGGGTAAACGATGCGCCCGCCTTGAAACGCGCCGACATTGGGATTGCGATGGGGATTAAGGGAACTGATGTGGCAAAGGAATCGGCCGATATGATTCTCACCGACGATAACTTTGCGACCCTTTCCAAAGCAATTCGCGAAGGTCGCCGGGTTTACGACAACATTAAGAAGACGATCCGCTTCCTGTTACCAACTAGTTTTGCGGAAGGGTTAATCGTGCTCCTATCGATTATTAGCCAACAAGAGCTGCCGTTGGTGCCCACCCAGTTGCTTTGGATTAACATGGTGTCGGCGATTACTATTCAATTCGCCTTCCTGTTTGAACCCGCGGAGGAGGGCATTATGCAACGACGTCCGCGTCCTGCTGGGCGAGCATTCCTAAACCGGGCGGACGTAATTCAAATTATTTACGTTTCAATTTTAATTGCCGGACTAGGAATGGTTGGATTCGATTGGTTGCGTGACCAAGGCATTAGTGAATTGGTGGCCAGCACGGTAACCGTCAACATCATCGTCTTTGGTAAAATTTTCTACCTCTTCAACATTCGGACTCCAAAGCCAGCACTATCTGCAGATGTTTTCCGCAATTGGCACATTTTCTGGATAATCGGAATTCTATTAGTGTTACAATTGGGGTTAACTTATTTACCGTTTATGCAAGCAATTTTCAGCACTGCAGCCATGAACGGCATGCAATGGTTGATCCCAGTGGTGGCTGGGATCGTGGTTCTCGTGGTGACCGAAATTGATAAATATTTCCACCCGGGACACTTTAAGCAAGTCCATGCAGATTAA
- a CDS encoding ABC transporter permease, producing the protein MNIWQQLFYYFSHNGMYVLSEFSRHFLISIYGVILAAIVGIPVGIFIAKYRKISDWVIGLANVIQTIPSLAMLSILMLGLGLGVSTVIVTVFLYALLPIIKNTYTGMLNVNDAYLDAGKGMGMTKLQVLWMIEIPLSLSVILAGIRNAMVLAIGITAIGTFVGAGGLGDIIIRGTNATNGGAIILAGALPTALMAIIVDLVLGALENRLRRRTL; encoded by the coding sequence ATGAATATTTGGCAACAACTGTTCTATTACTTCTCGCATAATGGAATGTACGTGCTTTCGGAATTCAGTCGCCACTTTTTGATTTCCATTTATGGAGTCATTTTAGCGGCAATTGTGGGGATTCCTGTAGGGATTTTCATCGCGAAGTACCGGAAGATTAGTGATTGGGTAATTGGTTTGGCAAACGTGATTCAAACCATCCCGTCCCTAGCGATGCTATCGATTTTAATGCTTGGTTTAGGTTTAGGAGTATCTACCGTAATCGTGACGGTTTTCCTATATGCTTTACTACCAATCATTAAGAACACTTATACGGGGATGCTGAACGTAAACGATGCCTACCTCGATGCCGGTAAGGGAATGGGGATGACTAAGCTCCAGGTCCTCTGGATGATTGAAATTCCCCTGTCACTATCGGTAATTTTAGCTGGAATTCGGAACGCCATGGTATTGGCAATCGGGATTACTGCGATCGGGACCTTCGTTGGTGCTGGCGGTCTGGGAGACATTATTATCCGCGGAACCAACGCCACAAACGGGGGTGCGATTATCCTCGCCGGAGCGTTGCCAACTGCGTTAATGGCCATCATTGTCGATTTGGTGCTTGGTGCACTAGAAAATCGGCTTCGGCGGCGGACGCTTTAA
- a CDS encoding osmoprotectant ABC transporter substrate-binding protein, with the protein MLKKLLKLILPLGVLTVMLSGCGWPGLNGTSGDTVRIAAQNTTEQQIMGAMIQQLIEHDTNLNAEVINNLGSGTVSFQAQKRDEADLTSIRFSGTDYQTILHGPQGKSPQEVNDYVNKEFDRRYDMTYFPTYGFADTYQFMVTQDFAKKHHIETVSDLKKIAPKMKVGIDQTWLSRKGDGYEDFKKRYGFQFGHVYPMQMGLLYNALASNKMDAVLGYSTDGRVRSYHLKLLKDDRQFFPPYSASVVVNNKALKKYPQLAPVLHKLDGKISLETMQELNYQVDNNLKEPSVVASEFLKAHHYFEGGKH; encoded by the coding sequence ATGTTGAAAAAACTACTTAAACTGATCCTACCGTTAGGCGTGTTGACCGTAATGCTTTCGGGATGCGGTTGGCCAGGTTTGAACGGCACTTCGGGAGATACGGTGCGGATTGCGGCCCAAAATACTACTGAACAGCAAATTATGGGCGCAATGATTCAACAGTTAATTGAACATGATACGAATTTAAATGCGGAAGTAATCAACAACTTGGGCTCGGGAACGGTTAGTTTTCAAGCTCAAAAGCGTGACGAAGCTGATTTAACTTCGATTCGCTTCAGTGGAACTGACTACCAGACCATTTTGCATGGTCCCCAAGGTAAGTCACCACAGGAAGTGAACGATTACGTAAACAAGGAATTTGACCGGCGCTATGATATGACGTACTTCCCAACTTACGGGTTCGCCGATACCTATCAATTTATGGTAACGCAGGACTTTGCGAAGAAACATCATATTGAAACGGTCAGCGATTTGAAAAAAATTGCTCCTAAGATGAAGGTCGGGATCGACCAAACTTGGTTAAGCCGGAAAGGTGACGGTTACGAAGATTTTAAGAAGCGTTACGGCTTCCAGTTCGGCCACGTATACCCAATGCAAATGGGATTGCTTTACAACGCTTTAGCAAGCAACAAGATGGACGCGGTCCTCGGTTATTCGACAGATGGCCGGGTACGTAGCTACCATTTGAAATTACTTAAGGACGATCGGCAATTCTTCCCACCATACAGTGCGAGTGTCGTTGTCAATAACAAAGCGTTGAAGAAGTACCCACAATTAGCACCTGTTTTACACAAGTTAGACGGTAAGATTTCACTGGAAACAATGCAAGAATTAAATTACCAAGTTGATAACAATTTGAAAGAACCATCGGTGGTAGCTAGTGAGTTTCTTAAGGCGCACCACTACTTTGAAGGAGGGAAGCACTAA
- a CDS encoding ABC transporter permease has translation MINFLNQYGADILSKTGQHIYISAVALALGIIVAVPLGMLLTRAPKISGVVIGLASVMQTIPALALLAIMIPIFGIGSTPAIVALFIYSLLPILRNTYLGLTSVDPALIDAAKGMGMNSFQRMWKVELQLALPVIMAGVRLSATYVIAWTALASYIGAGGLGDLIFNGLNLYRSDLILGGSIPVIILALVADFLLGKLEAKLTPKTMQEVG, from the coding sequence ATGATCAACTTCTTAAATCAGTATGGCGCGGACATTCTTAGCAAGACTGGACAACACATTTATATTTCAGCGGTTGCCCTTGCGCTCGGGATCATCGTGGCGGTGCCCCTCGGGATGCTGCTTACGCGGGCTCCTAAAATTTCAGGGGTGGTAATTGGACTTGCCAGCGTGATGCAAACCATTCCCGCGTTAGCTTTATTGGCAATCATGATTCCAATTTTTGGAATTGGATCCACTCCGGCAATCGTGGCGCTATTCATTTACTCATTGCTACCTATTTTACGGAACACTTATCTGGGATTAACCAGTGTAGATCCTGCGTTAATTGACGCAGCGAAGGGAATGGGAATGAATAGTTTCCAACGCATGTGGAAAGTTGAACTTCAATTAGCCCTTCCGGTAATTATGGCGGGGGTTCGTTTATCAGCAACTTACGTAATTGCCTGGACAGCTTTAGCTTCCTATATTGGAGCGGGCGGTTTAGGTGACTTGATTTTCAACGGGTTGAACTTATACCGGTCTGATTTGATTTTAGGCGGTTCAATTCCGGTAATCATCTTAGCGTTAGTTGCCGATTTCCTTTTAGGCAAACTTGAAGCCAAACTAACCCCCAAAACAATGCAGGAGGTGGGTTAG
- a CDS encoding betaine/proline/choline family ABC transporter ATP-binding protein (Members of the family are the ATP-binding subunit of ABC transporters for substrates such as betaine, L-proline or other amino acids, choline, carnitine, etc. The substrate specificity is best determined from the substrate-binding subunit, rather than this subunit, as it interacts with the permease subunit and not with substrate directly.) encodes MLLEMSHLSKVYPGNKVAVDDFNLNVEKGEFICFIGTSGSGKTTTMRMINRMLKQTSGTIKINGQDIAKMDPVKLRRKIGYVIQNIGLMPHMTIRENITLVPKLLKWPEEKRNERAKEMIKLVDLPEEYLDRYPSQLSGGQQQRIGVVRALAADQDIILMDEPFGALDPITREDLQDLVKDLQERLGKTFIFVTHDMDEALRLSSRIVVMTGGKQVQVDTPENILRHPANDFVANLIGQDRLIQAKPSITTVGQVANKPASIAIDQPVVRALDIMHSRRVDTLLVTDAEERLKGIVSIEKVDEYYHSGKTVGEIMDPRVFYVNEDSIIRDTVDRILKRGFRNVPVVDKKGRLTGIVTRATLVDVVYDALFTDDSIVADGNNSSQTTKEPTKKDGDQ; translated from the coding sequence ATGTTACTTGAAATGAGCCATCTGTCAAAGGTTTATCCTGGGAACAAAGTGGCCGTTGATGACTTTAATCTAAACGTCGAAAAAGGCGAGTTTATCTGCTTTATCGGAACTTCCGGTTCGGGAAAAACCACCACAATGAGAATGATTAACCGGATGCTTAAGCAGACATCGGGGACGATTAAGATCAATGGGCAAGATATCGCCAAGATGGATCCGGTTAAACTTCGTCGTAAGATTGGTTATGTAATCCAAAATATTGGATTAATGCCCCACATGACCATTCGGGAAAATATTACCCTTGTACCAAAGTTATTGAAGTGGCCTGAAGAAAAACGCAATGAACGGGCTAAAGAAATGATTAAGCTGGTTGATTTACCAGAAGAATATTTGGATCGTTATCCTTCCCAACTTTCTGGTGGACAACAGCAGCGAATCGGGGTAGTGCGGGCGCTAGCTGCGGATCAAGACATTATTTTAATGGACGAACCGTTTGGCGCACTCGACCCGATTACTCGGGAAGATTTGCAAGACCTCGTTAAGGATCTGCAAGAACGGTTAGGCAAAACCTTCATCTTCGTTACCCACGATATGGATGAAGCCTTACGCCTTTCCAGCCGGATCGTAGTCATGACCGGCGGAAAGCAAGTTCAAGTGGACACTCCCGAAAACATTTTACGTCATCCAGCTAATGATTTTGTGGCTAACTTAATTGGACAAGATCGTTTGATCCAAGCTAAGCCAAGTATCACGACCGTTGGGCAAGTGGCCAATAAGCCAGCATCGATTGCGATTGATCAGCCGGTAGTGCGGGCACTTGACATTATGCACAGTCGGCGAGTTGATACGCTATTAGTTACTGACGCCGAAGAACGCCTAAAGGGAATTGTCAGCATCGAAAAGGTTGACGAATATTACCATTCCGGTAAAACCGTGGGGGAAATCATGGATCCGCGGGTATTTTACGTTAATGAAGATTCCATTATTCGGGACACTGTGGACCGTATTTTGAAACGTGGTTTCCGAAACGTGCCGGTAGTTGATAAGAAGGGCCGGTTAACCGGTATTGTTACCCGGGCGACCCTCGTAGATGTGGTTTATGACGCACTCTTTACCGATGATTCAATCGTTGCGGACGGAAACAATTCAAGTCAAACCACAAAGGAGCCTACTAAGAAAGATGGTGATCAATAA
- the pepT gene encoding peptidase T, whose product MAKYETLLPRFLRYVKVNTRSNPNSSTVPTDPKEVEFLKTLAKELEEVGVVDVHTQPSSGYVVGTLPANDDGNTPVIGYISHVDTADFNAENIQPQVHKNYDGKSDIDLSGDGKWVLKPSVFPSLKKYAGHDLVTTDGLTLLGADDKSGVADIMTMLDYYKEHPEVKHGEIRIGFAPDEETGTGADHFDAKDFNTKYAYTVDGGPLGELEYETFNAAQATIEIQGNEVHTAVAKGLMVNALQVGIDYHNQLPEHDRPEETEDREGFYHLFKMTGTPDHAQLVYIIRDHDRQKFEERKQTMKDIADKMNAEFGEDRVNVEVHDQYYNMREILEKDMTPVDIAKKAMENLDIKPDIYPVRGGTDGSKISFMGIPTPNLFAGGENMHSRYEYVSVQTMERAVDLLLEINRINTEENN is encoded by the coding sequence ATGGCAAAATATGAAACATTGCTTCCCCGTTTTCTAAGATATGTAAAGGTAAATACTCGTTCAAATCCTAATTCAAGTACAGTTCCCACCGATCCTAAAGAAGTTGAATTCTTAAAAACTTTGGCAAAAGAATTAGAAGAAGTTGGCGTAGTGGACGTCCACACCCAACCATCTTCTGGTTACGTAGTTGGGACGTTGCCAGCTAACGACGACGGCAACACTCCCGTAATTGGATACATTTCACACGTTGATACAGCTGATTTCAACGCTGAAAATATCCAACCTCAAGTTCACAAAAACTACGATGGCAAATCTGATATCGACCTCAGCGGCGACGGCAAATGGGTTCTAAAGCCTTCCGTCTTCCCAAGTTTGAAGAAATATGCGGGTCATGACTTAGTTACCACCGACGGATTAACTCTATTAGGTGCTGACGACAAGTCTGGCGTTGCCGACATCATGACCATGTTGGACTACTATAAAGAACACCCCGAAGTTAAGCACGGTGAAATCCGGATTGGATTTGCCCCTGACGAAGAAACCGGTACTGGTGCTGACCATTTTGACGCTAAGGACTTTAACACTAAGTACGCGTACACCGTTGATGGTGGTCCCCTTGGCGAACTTGAATACGAAACCTTCAACGCTGCCCAAGCAACGATTGAAATTCAAGGTAACGAAGTTCACACGGCGGTTGCTAAGGGACTCATGGTCAACGCTTTGCAAGTTGGAATTGACTACCACAACCAATTGCCAGAACATGATCGTCCAGAAGAAACTGAAGACCGCGAAGGCTTCTACCACCTCTTCAAGATGACTGGTACCCCTGACCACGCTCAGTTAGTTTACATTATCCGTGATCACGACCGGCAAAAATTTGAAGAACGTAAGCAAACCATGAAGGACATTGCTGACAAGATGAACGCTGAATTTGGTGAAGATCGGGTCAACGTGGAAGTTCACGACCAATACTACAACATGCGTGAAATTCTTGAAAAAGACATGACGCCGGTTGACATTGCTAAGAAGGCCATGGAAAACTTGGATATCAAGCCGGACATTTACCCCGTTCGTGGTGGTACAGATGGTTCTAAGATTTCCTTCATGGGAATTCCAACCCCGAACCTCTTCGCGGGTGGCGAAAACATGCACAGCCGTTACGAATACGTTTCGGTTCAAACCATGGAACGCGCCGTTGACTTGTTATTAGAAATCAACCGTATTAATACAGAAGAAAACAATTAA